A single region of the Glycine max cultivar Williams 82 chromosome 20, Glycine_max_v4.0, whole genome shotgun sequence genome encodes:
- the LOC100795672 gene encoding probable protein arginine N-methyltransferase 6 → MQQPEKQINAPAGMPLPERRRRRRSSGICATSGVRVQPQEEQQQVATRGTVLTDSDQFYFNWYAHIDVHEEMIKDRVRTDAYKNAIMRHKDFIRDKVVLDVGCGTGILAIFCAQAGARRVYAVEASNIALQTIRVVEANNLLNIITVLHGRVEDVEIGEKVDVIISEWMGYMLLCESMLGSVITARDRWLKPGGLVLPSKATLYMAPFTHAKRYRESIDFWRSVYGINMSAMVPLAKQCAFVGPSVETITSENVLAWPQVVKCVNCSSVTIPELESITTRFKFNSLVKAPLHGFAFWFDVEFTRLSPEPISFQLSTSLVDDHPVGSQRQDLRDPTLLLSTAPEALPTHWQQTLIYFYEPIELEQDQLIEGKVTLSQSQENHRNLNIELVYATGGQSYVKVSVM, encoded by the exons ATGCAGCAGCCGGAGAAGCAGATTAACGCGCCAGCCGGAATGCCTCTCCCGGAGCGCCGGAGAAGGCGACGGAGCTCTGGTATATGTGCCACTTCCGGTGTTAGGGTTCAGCCAcaagaagaacaacaacaagTGGCAACGCGTGGGACTGTTCTTACAGACTCTGACCAGTTCTATTTCAACTGGTATGCTCACATTGACGTTCACGAAGAGATGATCAag GATCGTGTGCGGACTGATGCTTATAAGAATGCAATAATGCGTCATAAGGATTTTATTAGAGACAAA GTTGTACTTGATGTTGGATGCGGCACTGGCATCCTTGCTATATTTTGTGCTCAGGCTGGTGCAAGACGG GTGTATGCAGTTGAAGCAAGTAACATTGCCCTGCAG ACAATCCGTGTTGTTGAAGCTAACAATCTTTTGAACATTATCACGGTATTGCACGGACGAGTTGAG GATGTTGAAATCGGTGAAAAGGTTGATGTTATAATTTCAGAATGGATGGGCTATATGCTTCTATGTGAG AGTATGCTTGGAAGTGTTATTACTGCCAGAGATCGCTGGCTCAAACCTGGAGGTCTAGTTCTTCCTTCAAAGGCAacg TTGTACATGGCTCCTTTTACACATGCAAAAAGATACCGGGAAAGCATTGACTTCTGGCGAAGTGTTTATGGAATTAATA TGTCTGCCATGGTACCATTAGCAAAACAGTGTGCATTCGTGGGACCTTCTGTGGAGACAATTACTAGTGAAAATGTTTTGGCATGGCCACAAGTG GTGAAATGTGTGAACTGTTCTTCTGTTACCATTCCTGAGCTAGAATCTATAACAACAAGGTTTAAGTTCAATTCATTGGTGAAAG CACCACTACATGGTTTTGCATTTTGGTTTGATGTTGAATTTACTAGGCTATCACCAGAGCCAATAAGTTTTCAGTTATCAACTTCACTTGTTGACGATCATCCAGTGGGTAGTCAGAGACAAGATTTGAGAGACCCTACACTGCTCCTGTCCACTGCACCTGAAGCCCTGCCAACACATTGGCAACAG ACCTTGATATACTTTTATGAGCCGATAGAACTGGAACAAGATCAACTTATTGAAGGAAAAGTGACATTATCACAAAGCCAAGAAAATCACCGGAATCTGAATATTGAACTTGTATATGC TACAGGAGGTCAATCATATGTCAAAGTGTCTGTTATGTGA
- the GSTU62 gene encoding glutathione S-transferase GST 18 has product MGDVKVLGFWSSPFVHRVIWALKLKNISYEYIEVDRFNKSELLLQSNPVYKKVPVLIHGGKAIAESLVILEYIEETWPENHPLLPKDNHQRALARFWIKFGEDSIASITDLFLGPSKDEQERASAKKKAEETIMVMEEQGLGDKKFFGGNNIGMVDIAHGCLSHWLEGLEEIVGMKLIEPNKFPRLHAWTQNFKQVPVIKENLPDYEKLLIHLEWRRQGYVT; this is encoded by the exons ATGGGAGATGTGAAAGTACTTGGATTTTGGTCAAGCCCTTTCGTTCATAGAGTGATATGGGCTCTAAAGTTGAAGAACATTAGTTATGAGTACATAGAGGTTGATAGGTTCAACAAAAGTGAGCTACTTCTTCAATCCAATCCAGTTTACAAGAAAGTCCCTGTGCTTATTCATGGAGGCAAAGCCATTGCAGAGTCTCTTGTCATTCTTGAATACATCGAAGAAACGTGGCCAGAGAACCACCCATTGCTGCCAAAAGACAACCATCAAAGGGCCTTGGCTCGCTTTTGGATTAAATTTGGAGAGGATTCG ATTGCTTCTATTACCGATTTGTTTCTTGGACCCTCTAAAGATGAACAAGAAAGAGCAAGTGCAAAGAAAAAGGCAGAAGAAACTATCATGGTAATGGAAGAGCAAGGCCTAGGAGACAAGAAGTTCTTTGGAGGCAACAATATTGGAATGGTGGATATAGCTCATGGATGCCTAAGTCATTGGTTAGAAGGCTTGGAGGAAATTGTGGGGATGAAATTGATTGAGCCAAACAAATTTCCTCGGTTGCATGCGTGGACTCAAAATTTCAAGCAAGTTCCTGTTATTAAAGAAAACCTTCCTGATTATGAGAAACTGTTGATCCATCTTGAATGGCGTAGGCAGGGATATGTTACATAG
- the LOC100776722 gene encoding uncharacterized protein LOC100776722 has protein sequence MSKYGLNLRPAKPKKQPPRPSLSTPFGFNEDDENDIEREIALQASKNKRLKEVEEQQKKALEEDPSVFDYDGVYDQMKEKVARPLVQDREERKPKYIQNLIKKAKEREQYREIVYEKKIAKERSKDDHLYAGKDKFITEAYRKKLAERERQMELERLRELQEERDDVTKKKDFLLDFYANLDKNVAYGAKDAEARKHDNQAGHRVPETHERVSHASNEHEPRNVSDEVQHSLGNSSSPAESPRVKIEEDQGEASNPSDKSFNTLETKQNPEASMEEKSSSEQPSDSQPKPDHHKRNQDALAAAKERFLARKKAKEQ, from the exons ATGAGCAAGTATGGCTTGAACCTTAGGCCGGCTAAGCCAAAGAAGCAGCCACCAAGACCTTCCCTCTCCACCCCTTTTGGCTTTAATGAAGATgatgagaatgacattgagagAGAAATTGCTCTCCAGGCTAGCAAGAATAAACGTCTCAAGGAA gtCGAGGAGCAGCAAaagaaagccttggaggaagaTCCATCTGTATTTGATTATGATGGAGTCTATGACCAAATGAAAGAGAAAGTTGCCCGTCCATTGGTACAAGATCGTGAAGAGAGAAAG CCAAAATATATCCAAAATCTGATCAAAAAAGCAAAAGAGCGAGAGCAGTATCGTGAGATTGTTTATGAGAAAAAGATTGCCAAAGAGAGAAGCAAAGATGACCATCTGTATGCTGGCAAAGACAAATTTATCACTGAAGCATATAGAAAGAAGCTTGCTGAACGAGAGAGACAAATGGAGCTAGAACGTCTGCGTGAACTCCAAGAGGAAAGAGACGAT GTTACCAAGAAGAAGGACTTTTTGCTTGATTTTTATGCAAACCTAGATAAAAATGTTGCTTATGGTGCAAAAGATGCCGAAGCAAGGAAACATGACAATCAGGCTGGGCATAGAGTTCCAGAGACCCATGAGCGAGTGAGCCATGCATCAAATGAGCATGAACCTCGTAATGTGTCAGATGAAGTGCAACATTCATTGGGCAACTCAAGTTCACCAGCGGAGTCCCCAAGAGTAAAGATTGAGGAGGATCAGGGTGAAGCTTCTAATCCTTCTGATAAAAGTTTCAATACCTTGGAAACGAAGCAAAATCCTGAGGCTTCTATGGAAGAAAAGAGTTCATCTGAACAGCCATCAGATTCTCAACCAAAGCCCGATCATCACAAAAGAAATCAAGATGCTCTGGCTGCAGCAAAAGAGCGCTTTCTGGCACGTAAGAAAGCAAAGGAACAATGA
- the LOC100796724 gene encoding aluminum-activated malate transporter 14 isoform X4: MKAIWKVGKEDPRRVVHSMKVGTALVLVSLLYLLEPLFNGIGKNAMWAVMTVVVVMEFTVGATLCKGLNRGLGTLLAGSLAFLIKYFADAPGRIFQAVYIGVSVFMIGALTTYVRFIPSIKKNYDYGVLIFLLTFNLITVSSYRVNDVWDFAKDRISTIAIGCGLCLLMSILVFPNWSGEELHNNTISRLEGLANSIQVCITGYFYDSAKQATEGDSSENPIYEGYKAVLDSKVKDETLASQASWEPRFSRYCHRTPWHQYTRVGAALRQFSYTVVALHGCLQSEIQTPKSISTLYKDSCIRLGEEVSKVLRELANSIRNKRQFSPQTLSRNLKDALQDLHSALKSQPQLVLGSRNGRTQTPKTAVQAVPHPHPDQKLEEDTKFSFSSVRNGSRGSGCQSVEHSRELTRKVLRPQMSMSAIISLEFSEALPFAAFTSLLVEMVAKLDYVMDEVDELGIIAHFEEFQGDEIVVTCEKPNINKPQNDLPSYGAE, from the exons ATGAAG GCAATATGGAAGGTTGGCAAAGAGGATCCAAGAAGGGTGGTTCATTCTATGAAAGTTGGTACGGCTTTGGTACTAGTTTCTTTGTTGTATCTGTTGGAGCCATTGTTTAATGGGATAGGGAAAAACGCTATGTGGGCTGTCATGACTGTGGTTGTGGTGATGGAGTTCACTGTAG GGGCAACATTGTGCAAAGGACTAAATAGAGGATTGGGGACTCTCTTGGCAGGATCATTGGCATTTCTTATTAAGTATTTTGCAGATGCCCCTGGTCGGATTTTTCAAGCAGTATACATTGGTGTTTCAGTTTTTATGATAG GAGCATTAACTACTTATGTGAGGTTCATTCCCTCTATCAAGAAGAATTATGACTATGGTGTTCTGATCTTTCTTCTCACCTTTAATTTGATAACTGTATCAAGCTACCGCGTTAATGATGTCTGGGACTTTGCAAAAGATCGCATATCCACCATTGCCATAGGATGTGGCCTATGTCTTCTGATGAGCATATTGGTGTTTCCAAACTGGTCAGGGGAAGAGCTCCACAACAACACCATATCAAGGCTCGAAGGCTTAGCCAACTCTATACAAG TCTGTATCACGGGATATTTTTATGATTCTGCAAAACAAGCAACTGAAGGTGATTCATCTGAGAATCCAATTTACGAAGGTTACAAGGCTGTTTTAGACTCCAAAGTAAAAGATGAAACACTG GCGTCACAAGCAAGCTGGGAACCAAGATTCTCAAGATATTGTCACAGAACTCCGTGGCATCAATATACAAGAGTGGGAGCTGCTCTTCGCCAATTCAGTTACACTGTTGTAGCACTACATGGATGTCTACAGTCTGAAATTCAG ACACCAAAGTCAATTAGTACCCTGTACAAAGATTCTTGCATCAGACTTGGAGAGGAAGTGTCAAAAGTATTAAGGGAACTGGCCAACAGCATAAGGAACAAACGTCAATTCTCCCCTCAAACACTCTCCAGGAATCTAAAGGATGCATTACAAGACCTTCACAGTGCCTTGAAATCCCAACCACAACTTGTACTAGGCTCGAGGAATGGTCGAACTCAAACCCCTAAAACCGCAGTTCAAGCAGTTCCACATCCACATCCTGACCAAAAGCTTGAAGAGGACACCAAATTCTCATTCTCAAGTGTTAGGAATGGTTCACGTGGATCCGGATGTCAATCCGTAGAGCACTCTCGTGAACTGACAAGGAAGGTTTTAAGGCCACAGATGAGTATGAGTGCCATCATTAGCCTTGAGTTCTCAGAAGCATTACCCTTTGCTGCTTTCACTTCTTTGCTTGTAGAGATGGTGGCTAAACTGGATTATGTTATGGATGAAGTTGATGAGTTGGGCATAATAGCACATTTTGAAGAGTTCCAAGGTGATGAGATTGTCGTGACTTGTGAAAAACCAAACATCAATAAACCTCAGAATGACTTGCCTTCTTATGGAGCAGAGTAG
- the LOC100796724 gene encoding aluminum-activated malate transporter 12 isoform X1, translating to MAETNTSIKSSRQLRCVYSFADKVKSFPGLARRATWKVGKEDPRRVVHALKVGMALTLVSLLYLMEPLFKGIGKNAMWAVMTVVVVMEFTVGATLSKGLNRGLGTLLAGSLAFLIEYVADAPGRIFRAVFIGVAVFMLGAMTTYVRFIPYIKKNYDYGVLIFLLTFNLITVSSYRIDNVWNIAKDRMSTIAIGCGLCLVMSILVFPNWSGEDLHNNTITKLEGLANSIQVCVMEYFYDSAKQATEDDSSEDPIYEGYKAVLDSKANDETLALQASWEPRCSRYCHRIPWHQYARVGAALRQFSYTVVALHGCLQSEIQTPKSISTLYKDSCIRLGEEVSKVLRELANSIRNKRQFSPQTLSRNLKDALQDLHSALKSQPQLVLGSRNGRTQTPKTAVQAVPHPHPDQKLEEDTKFSFSSVRNGSRGSGCQSVEHSRELTRKVLRPQMSMSAIISLEFSEALPFAAFTSLLVEMVAKLDYVMDEVDELGIIAHFEEFQGDEIVVTCEKPNINKPQNDLPSYGAE from the exons ATGGCTGAAACCAATACTAGTATCAAAAGCTCTAGGCAATTGAGGtgtgtttatagttttgctgaTAAGGTGAAAAGTTTTCCTGGTTTGGCAAGGAGGGCAACATGGAAGGTTGGCAAAGAGGATCCAAGAAGAGTGGTCCATGCTTTGAAAGTTGGCATGGCTTTGACACTAGTTTCTTTGCTGTATCTGATGGAGCCATTGTTCAAAGGGATAGGGAAAAATGCTATGTGGGCTGTCATGACTGTGGTTGTGGTGATGGAGTTCACTGTCG GGGCAACATTATCCAAAGGACTAAATAGAGGATTAGGGACTCTGTTAGCAGGATCATTAGCATTTCTTATTGAGTATGTTGCAGATGCCCCTGGTCGGATTTTTCGAGCAGTTTTCATTGGTGTTGCAGTTTTTATGTTAG GAGCAATGACTACTTATGTGAGGTTCATCCCCTACATCAAGAAGAATTATGATTATGGTGTTCTGATCTTTCTCCTGACCTTCAATTTGATAACTGTGTCAAGCTACCGCATTGACAATGTCTGGAACATTGCAAAAGATCGCATGTCCACCATTGCCATAGGTTGTGGCCTATGTCTTGTGATGAGCATATTAGTATTTCCAAACTGGTCAGGGGAAGACCTCCACAACAACACAATAACAAAGCTTGAAGGCTTAGCCAATTCTATACAAG TCTGTGTCATGGAATATTTTTATGACTCTGCAAAACAAGCAACTGAAGATGATTCATCCGAGGACCCTATTTACGAAGGTTACAAAGCTGTTTTAGATTCCAAAGCAAACGATGAAACATTG GCATTACAAGCAAGCTGGGAACCAAGATGCTCAAGATATTGCCACAGAATCCCATGGCATCAATATGCAAGAGTGGGAGCTGCTCTTCGCCAATTCAGTTACACTGTTGTAGCACTACATGGATGTCTACAGTCTGAAATTCAG ACACCAAAGTCAATTAGTACCCTGTACAAAGATTCTTGCATCAGACTTGGAGAGGAAGTGTCAAAAGTATTAAGGGAACTGGCCAACAGCATAAGGAACAAACGTCAATTCTCCCCTCAAACACTCTCCAGGAATCTAAAGGATGCATTACAAGACCTTCACAGTGCCTTGAAATCCCAACCACAACTTGTACTAGGCTCGAGGAATGGTCGAACTCAAACCCCTAAAACCGCAGTTCAAGCAGTTCCACATCCACATCCTGACCAAAAGCTTGAAGAGGACACCAAATTCTCATTCTCAAGTGTTAGGAATGGTTCACGTGGATCCGGATGTCAATCCGTAGAGCACTCTCGTGAACTGACAAGGAAGGTTTTAAGGCCACAGATGAGTATGAGTGCCATCATTAGCCTTGAGTTCTCAGAAGCATTACCCTTTGCTGCTTTCACTTCTTTGCTTGTAGAGATGGTGGCTAAACTGGATTATGTTATGGATGAAGTTGATGAGTTGGGCATAATAGCACATTTTGAAGAGTTCCAAGGTGATGAGATTGTCGTGACTTGTGAAAAACCAAACATCAATAAACCTCAGAATGACTTGCCTTCTTATGGAGCAGAGTAG
- the LOC100796724 gene encoding aluminum-activated malate transporter 14 isoform X3, which produces MALRYIYSYAHKLNRFPGLARKAIWKVGKEDPRRVVHSMKVGTALVLVSLLYLLEPLFNGIGKNAMWAVMTVVVVMEFTVGATLCKGLNRGLGTLLAGSLAFLIKYFADAPGRIFQAVYIGVSVFMIGALTTYVRFIPSIKKNYDYGVLIFLLTFNLITVSSYRVNDVWDFAKDRISTIAIGCGLCLLMSILVFPNWSGEELHNNTISRLEGLANSIQVCITGYFYDSAKQATEGDSSENPIYEGYKAVLDSKVKDETLASQASWEPRFSRYCHRTPWHQYTRVGAALRQFSYTVVALHGCLQSEIQTPKSISTLYKDSCIRLGEEVSKVLRELANSIRNKRQFSPQTLSRNLKDALQDLHSALKSQPQLVLGSRNGRTQTPKTAVQAVPHPHPDQKLEEDTKFSFSSVRNGSRGSGCQSVEHSRELTRKVLRPQMSMSAIISLEFSEALPFAAFTSLLVEMVAKLDYVMDEVDELGIIAHFEEFQGDEIVVTCEKPNINKPQNDLPSYGAE; this is translated from the exons atGGCTTTGAGATATATTTATAGCTATGCTCATAAGTTGAACAGATTTCCTGGTTTGGCAAGGAAGGCAATATGGAAGGTTGGCAAAGAGGATCCAAGAAGGGTGGTTCATTCTATGAAAGTTGGTACGGCTTTGGTACTAGTTTCTTTGTTGTATCTGTTGGAGCCATTGTTTAATGGGATAGGGAAAAACGCTATGTGGGCTGTCATGACTGTGGTTGTGGTGATGGAGTTCACTGTAG GGGCAACATTGTGCAAAGGACTAAATAGAGGATTGGGGACTCTCTTGGCAGGATCATTGGCATTTCTTATTAAGTATTTTGCAGATGCCCCTGGTCGGATTTTTCAAGCAGTATACATTGGTGTTTCAGTTTTTATGATAG GAGCATTAACTACTTATGTGAGGTTCATTCCCTCTATCAAGAAGAATTATGACTATGGTGTTCTGATCTTTCTTCTCACCTTTAATTTGATAACTGTATCAAGCTACCGCGTTAATGATGTCTGGGACTTTGCAAAAGATCGCATATCCACCATTGCCATAGGATGTGGCCTATGTCTTCTGATGAGCATATTGGTGTTTCCAAACTGGTCAGGGGAAGAGCTCCACAACAACACCATATCAAGGCTCGAAGGCTTAGCCAACTCTATACAAG TCTGTATCACGGGATATTTTTATGATTCTGCAAAACAAGCAACTGAAGGTGATTCATCTGAGAATCCAATTTACGAAGGTTACAAGGCTGTTTTAGACTCCAAAGTAAAAGATGAAACACTG GCGTCACAAGCAAGCTGGGAACCAAGATTCTCAAGATATTGTCACAGAACTCCGTGGCATCAATATACAAGAGTGGGAGCTGCTCTTCGCCAATTCAGTTACACTGTTGTAGCACTACATGGATGTCTACAGTCTGAAATTCAG ACACCAAAGTCAATTAGTACCCTGTACAAAGATTCTTGCATCAGACTTGGAGAGGAAGTGTCAAAAGTATTAAGGGAACTGGCCAACAGCATAAGGAACAAACGTCAATTCTCCCCTCAAACACTCTCCAGGAATCTAAAGGATGCATTACAAGACCTTCACAGTGCCTTGAAATCCCAACCACAACTTGTACTAGGCTCGAGGAATGGTCGAACTCAAACCCCTAAAACCGCAGTTCAAGCAGTTCCACATCCACATCCTGACCAAAAGCTTGAAGAGGACACCAAATTCTCATTCTCAAGTGTTAGGAATGGTTCACGTGGATCCGGATGTCAATCCGTAGAGCACTCTCGTGAACTGACAAGGAAGGTTTTAAGGCCACAGATGAGTATGAGTGCCATCATTAGCCTTGAGTTCTCAGAAGCATTACCCTTTGCTGCTTTCACTTCTTTGCTTGTAGAGATGGTGGCTAAACTGGATTATGTTATGGATGAAGTTGATGAGTTGGGCATAATAGCACATTTTGAAGAGTTCCAAGGTGATGAGATTGTCGTGACTTGTGAAAAACCAAACATCAATAAACCTCAGAATGACTTGCCTTCTTATGGAGCAGAGTAG
- the LOC100796724 gene encoding aluminum-activated malate transporter 12 isoform X2: MAETNTSIKSSRQLRCVYSFADKVKSFPGLARRATWKVGKEDPRRVVHALKVGMALTLVSLLYLMEPLFKGIGKNAMWAVMTVVVVMEFTVGATLSKGLNRGLGTLLAGSLAFLIEYVADAPGRIFRAVFIGVAVFMLGAMTTYVRFIPYIKKNYDYGVLIFLLTFNLITVSSYRIDNVWNIAKDRMSTIAIGCGLCLVMSILVFPNWSGEDLHNNTITKLEGLANSIQVCVMEYFYDSAKQATEDDSSEDPIYEGYKAVLDSKANDETLALQASWEPRCSRYCHRIPWHQYARVGAALRQFSYTVVALHGCLQSEIQTPKSIRAVYKDSCIRLGEEVSKVLRELANSIRNKRQFSPQTLSNNLNEALQDLDNALKSQPQLVLGSRNGRTPNTPVQKLEEDTASARTPLSSVKNDYFSPRGCKSKEHSLEQPKKVLRPQLSKSAIISLEFSEALPFAAFTSLLLEMVAKLDRVMDEVEELGRMAHFREFKDDDDDEIVVTCEKPKMIIAQNGMPSYGAE, encoded by the exons ATGGCTGAAACCAATACTAGTATCAAAAGCTCTAGGCAATTGAGGtgtgtttatagttttgctgaTAAGGTGAAAAGTTTTCCTGGTTTGGCAAGGAGGGCAACATGGAAGGTTGGCAAAGAGGATCCAAGAAGAGTGGTCCATGCTTTGAAAGTTGGCATGGCTTTGACACTAGTTTCTTTGCTGTATCTGATGGAGCCATTGTTCAAAGGGATAGGGAAAAATGCTATGTGGGCTGTCATGACTGTGGTTGTGGTGATGGAGTTCACTGTCG GGGCAACATTATCCAAAGGACTAAATAGAGGATTAGGGACTCTGTTAGCAGGATCATTAGCATTTCTTATTGAGTATGTTGCAGATGCCCCTGGTCGGATTTTTCGAGCAGTTTTCATTGGTGTTGCAGTTTTTATGTTAG GAGCAATGACTACTTATGTGAGGTTCATCCCCTACATCAAGAAGAATTATGATTATGGTGTTCTGATCTTTCTCCTGACCTTCAATTTGATAACTGTGTCAAGCTACCGCATTGACAATGTCTGGAACATTGCAAAAGATCGCATGTCCACCATTGCCATAGGTTGTGGCCTATGTCTTGTGATGAGCATATTAGTATTTCCAAACTGGTCAGGGGAAGACCTCCACAACAACACAATAACAAAGCTTGAAGGCTTAGCCAATTCTATACAAG TCTGTGTCATGGAATATTTTTATGACTCTGCAAAACAAGCAACTGAAGATGATTCATCCGAGGACCCTATTTACGAAGGTTACAAAGCTGTTTTAGATTCCAAAGCAAACGATGAAACATTG GCATTACAAGCAAGCTGGGAACCAAGATGCTCAAGATATTGCCACAGAATCCCATGGCATCAATATGCAAGAGTGGGAGCTGCTCTTCGCCAATTCAGTTACACTGTTGTAGCACTACATGGATGTCTACAGTCTGAAATTCAG ACACCAAAGTCAATTCGTGCGGTGTACAAAGATTCTTGCATCAGACTTGGAGAGGAAGTGTCAAAAGTATTAAGGGAACTGGCCAACAGCATAAGGAACAAACGTCAATTCTCCCCTCAAACACTCTCAAACAACCTCAATGAAGCATTACAAGACCTTGACAATGCATTGAAATCCCAACCACAACTTGTACTAGGCTCGAGGAATGGTCGAACCCCTAACACCCCAGTTCAAAAGCTTGAAGAGGACACAGCAAGTGCAAGAACCCCATTATCAAGTGTTAAGAATGATTATTTTTCGCCACGTGGATGTAAATCCAAAGAACACTCTCTTGAACAGCCAAAGAAGGTTTTAAGGCCACAACTGAGTAAGAGTGCCATCATTAGCCTTGAATTCTCAGAGGCATTACCCTTTGCTGCTTTCACTTCTTTGCTTTTAGAGATGGTGGCTAAACTGGATCGTGTTATGGATGAAGTTGAAGAGTTGGGTCGAATGGCACACTTTAGAGAGTtcaaagatgatgatgatgatgagattGTTGTGACTTGCGAGAAACCAAAAATGATTATAGCTCAGAATGGCATGCCTTCTTATGGAGCAGAGTAG
- the ALMT32 gene encoding aluminum-activated malate transporter 12 produces MAETNYFASNRSSMITRHWIWKYMSSVGEKVKRYSGLAWRTAVKVGKEDPRRVIHSLKVGLALILVSLLYLIKPLFKGIGQNAMSAVLTVVVVMEFTVGATLGKGLNRGLGTLLAGSLAFLVEYIADIVGRVFQAVFIGAAVFILGATTTYVRFIPHIKKNYDYGVMIFLLTFNLITVSSYRVDNVWEIAKDRIATIAIGGGLCLVMSLLVFPNWSGEDLHNSTISKLEGLANSIEACVVRYFHDSENQETQDDSTEDLIYKGYKAVLDSRAKDETLALQASWEPRWSRYWHRIPWWQYTKVGTTLRQFSYTVVALHGCLLSEIQTPGSIRALYKDSCIKLAEEVSKALRELANSIRNKRQFSLQLLSDNLNEALQNLHNDLKSQPQLFLGSKKFGGTTHPEEDTRVSFSSVRSDCSSMFEYKSKEHSGEMSMEGHKKVLKPLMSKIAMTSLEFSEALPFAAFTSMLVEMVAKLDHIIDAVEELAKLSRFREFRDGDEIVVTCERPKVANNDLPSHALD; encoded by the exons ATGGCTGAAACCAACTATTTTGCAAGTAACAGATCAAGCATGATCACAAGGCATTGGATTTGGAAGTATATGAGTAGTGTTGGTGAGAAAGTGAAAAGGTATTCAGGTTTGGCATGGAGAACAGCAGTGAAAGTAGGCAAAGAGGATCCAAGAAGGGTGATCCATTCTTTGAAAGTGGGCCTGGCTTTGATACTAGTTTCTTTGCTGTATCTAATAAAGCCTTTGTTCAAAGGGATTGGACAAAATGCCATGTCAGCTGTTCTCACTGTGGTTGTGGTGATGGAGTTTACTGTTG GAGCAACATTAGGCAAAGGACTGAATAGAGGGTTGGGGACTCTGCTGGCAGGATCATTGGCATTTCTTGTTGAGTATATTGCTGACATCGTTGGTCGGGTTTTTCAAGCTGTTTTCATTGGTGCTGCAGTTTTTATTTTAG GAGCTACGACTACTTATGTGAGGTTCATCCCCCATATCAAGAAGAATTATGACTATGGTGTTATGATATTTCTCTTGACTTTCAATTTGATAACTGTATCAAGTTACCGTGTTGATAATGTGTGGGAAATTGCTAAAGATCGTATAGCCACCATTGCTATAGGTGGTGGCCTATGTCTTGTAATGAGCCTATTGGTTTTCCCAAACTGGTCAGGGGAAGACCTCCATAATTCCACCatatcaaagcttgaaggcctAGCCAATTCTATAGAAG CTTGTGTAGTGAGATATTTTCATGATTCTGAAAATCAAGAAACCCAAGATGATTCAACTGAGGATCTGATTTACAAAGGTTACAAGGCTGTTTTAGATTCCAGAGCTAAAGATGAAACACTG GCATTACAAGCAAGCTGGGAGCCAAGATGGTCAAGGTATTGGCACAGAATCCCATGGTGGCAATATACAAAAGTGGGAACTACTCTTCGCCAGTTTAGTTACACTGTTGTTGCACTACATGGGTGTCTGTTGTCTGAAATTCAG ACACCGGGGTCAATTCGAGCCCTATACAAAGACTCTTGCATCAAACTTGCAGAAGAAGTGTCTAAAGCACTAAGGGAACTGGCCAACAGCATAAGGAACAAACGTCAATTCTCCCTTCAATTACTCTCTGATAATCTCAATGAAGCTCTACAAAACCTCCACAATGACTTGAAATCCCAGCCACAACTTTTTCTAGGCTCAAAGAAGTTTGGTGGAACCACACATCCTGAAGAAGACACTAGAGTCTCATTCTCAAGTGTTAGGAGTGATTGTTCTTCCATGTTTGAATATAAATCCAAAGAGCATTCTGGTGAAATGTCAATGGAGGGACACAAGAAGGTTTTAAAGCCACTGATGAGTAAGATTGCGATGACTAGCCTTGAGTTCTCAGAAGCACTGCCTTTTGCTGCTTTCACTTCTATGCTTGTGGAGATGGTGGCAAAGCTGGATCATATTATAGATGCAGTTGAAGAACTGGCAAAATTGTCACGCTTTAGAGAGTTCAGAGATGGTGATGAGattgttgtgacttgtgagagaCCAAAAGTAGCTAACAATGACTTGCCTTCTCATGCATTAGATTAA